The genomic stretch GAAGATGTGTATAACCAGGCATTATTGTATCAAGATTTTGTTCAGCAAGCTTTATTATGGTATTTAAAAGAGAAATAAGAAGGTTATCCAACTCGTCTATTTCACTCTTTAAATACATTCTTATATCAAGGGCGACCTGGTCATTTCTGCTTCTCCCTGTATGTAGCTTCTTACCGATATCACCAATTCTTTCAATCAGTATTTTCTCTACATTCATATGAATGTCTTCAGCATCAGTTTCAAACTCAACTTGACCGTTGTCAATATCTGATAGTATTTCAAAAAGAGTTTTCTGTATAAGTTCAGAGTCTTGAGGTGGTATAATACCACAATTACCAAGCATTTTTGCATGGGTAATGCTTCCGATAATATCCTGCTTATACATCCTGCTGTCAAATCTTATTGAAGAATGAAAGTCATCAACAATCTTGTCAGTATTTTTTTGGAATCTACCGCCCCAAAGCTTCATTTGTTCTTCACTCCCATGTTTATTATTTGATCATGATTAACCCTTTTTCTTGGATTTAGTTGAGTTGTTTTTTTTCTTTTCGGTACTTTTTGAGGAAGCTTTGGAAGACTCCTTGGATGCACCTTTGCTTGCACTCTTTGATTTATCCTTGCTCTTCTCTGATGATTTTGAAGCACCTTTTGAGTCTTTGCTCTTTTTACCTTTATCTTCACTACTTAATATGTTCTGTTTCATTAAAGCACTAACTTTCATAGGAAGACCAAAGAGGTTTATGAATCCTTCAGCATCTTTTTGGTTGTAAACCTCATCTCTGCTGAAAGTTGAAAGCTCTTCGCTGTAAAGTGAATATGGAGATTTAGCTCCTGCAGGCATACAGTTACCTTTATACAGCTTCATTCTTACTGTACCTGTAACATTTTCCTGAGTCTTGTCTACAAAGGCTGATAAAGCTTCCCTTAATGGTGTATACCATTGACCGAAGTAAACCAACTCTGCAAATCTTTGAGAAACCAAATCCTTGTAATGGAGAGTATCCCTGTCAAGGCATAAAAGTTCAAGTTCTCTGTGTGCAGCATAGAGAATAGTTCCACCCGGTGTTTCATATACACCCCTTGATTTCATTCCCACCAAACGGTTTTCAACCATGTCTACTATGCCTATACCGTTTTCGCCGCCAATTTTGTTGAGAACTTCAATAAGTTCGACAGGTTTGTATTTTACGCCATTTACTTTTACAGGGATACCTTTTTCAAAGTATACCTCAACATATGCAGGCTTATCGGGAGCCTTTTCCGGTGGAACCATAAGCTTTAGTATTTTATCGTATTGAGGCTCATTCCATGGATCTTCAAGATCCTGACCTTCATGGCTTAAATGCCACAAATTTCTGTCCATGCTGTAATTATCTTTTTTGGAAACAGGAATTGGAATATTTCTTTCCAATGCATAGTCAATAGCATCTTCCCTTGATCTTATATCCCAGATTCTCCATGGTGCTATTATTCTAAGATGAGGTGCAAGTGCTTTTACAGTGAGTTCAAACCTTACCTGGTCATTACCTTTACCTGTGGCACCGTGTGCTATTGCTGTTGCACCTTCTTTTAAAGCTATATCAATCATTCTTTTAGCTATTATCGGTCTTGCAAAAGATGTACCTAAAAGATATTTGCCTTCATATATCGCATTTGCCTTAATTGTAGGGAATATAAAGTCAGTAACGAATTCTTCCTTTAGATCTTCAATATAGATTTTACTTGCACCGGTTTTTATAGCTTTTTCGTTAAGGGGATCAAGCTCTTCTCCTTGACCGACATCGGCAGCCATAGCTATAACTTCGTAATCATAATTTTCTTTAAGCCATGGTATTATTATTGATGTATCTAATCCGCCGGAATAGGCGAGAATTACCTTTTCCTTCTTGCTCATACCAAATCCTCCTCTTATATGTTACAATGTATTTATTATTTTAATGTTTAATATTATACAATAGACTGTATAAATATGCAATAAAACATAGGATTTATCAAAGGAGTTGTTTTTAGTTGATTATAATGGGGATTGACCCTGGAGTTGCAATAACGGGATATGGTATAGTAAAATATGAGGGGAACAAATTTTCGGTTATAGATTATGGTGCAGTTACAACCGAAGCAAAAGAGCTGCTTCCTAAAAGGCTTCTTATATTAAACAGTATGCTGGAGGAACTGATTTTAAAAAACAAACCTGATTTTGTGGCAGTAGAAGAATTGTTTTTCAATAAGAATATTAAAACCGCATTAACAGTAGGCCATGGACGAGGAGCGGCACTTTTATCGGCTGCCAGACTTGGTGTAGAGGTCTTTGAATACACGCCTCTTCAGGTAAAACAGGCTGTGGCAGGGTATGGACGTGCGGAGAAGTCACAGGTACAGCAGATGGTTAAGATTATTCTAAATCTGCCCTCTGTCCCAAAGCCTGATGATGTGGCAGATGCTTTAGCCATTGCCATTTGCCATGGACACTCCTACAACATGTTAAGCAGGCTATAGTCATTTCAATGAGATGATCAAAATTGCAGAAATTTTCTGAAAGGAAAAAAACATGATCGCATATATAAAGGGAAGTTTGGAACTTAAGCATAATGATTATATGGTTATAGATGTAAATGGTATAGGATACCGGGTAAATACATCCCTTACCACAATTGAAAAGGCAGGAGCTGTGGGAGATGATGTAAAGTTATATACGCATCTTTATGTGAGAGAAGATATTATGAGCCTTTACGGTTTTATCACCAGGGAAGAGCTCAATATGTTTGAAATGCTGATATCAGTTTCAGGGGTAGGGCCTAAAGCTGCATTGGCTGTTATTTCCTCGGTGCCTGTTACAAAATTTGGTCTTGCTATTATTACAGACGATGTCAAGACGCTTACAAAGGCTCCCGGGATAGGCAACAAGATGGCTCAGAGAATAATTCTGGAGCTTAAAGACAAGATAAAGAAGGAGCAGCTTGTAGAAACAGCTGATCAGGTTGGCTGGCCAGCACAAACCGGAAATGATAATTCAAGGGCAGATGAGGCAATAAGTGCTCTTGTGGTTCTGGGTTATACACCGTTGGAAGCCAGCAAAGCTGTTAATTCAGTATATTCGGAGGATATGGATCTGGAGTCAATAGTTAAAAATGCATTGAAGAGCCTTGTAAGATAAGGTAGTGAATGGCTAAAGGAATTTGGTATGCTAAGGAGATATCTTAATGGAA from Pseudobacteroides sp. encodes the following:
- the ruvC gene encoding crossover junction endodeoxyribonuclease RuvC, with amino-acid sequence MIIMGIDPGVAITGYGIVKYEGNKFSVIDYGAVTTEAKELLPKRLLILNSMLEELILKNKPDFVAVEELFFNKNIKTALTVGHGRGAALLSAARLGVEVFEYTPLQVKQAVAGYGRAEKSQVQQMVKIILNLPSVPKPDDVADALAIAICHGHSYNMLSRL
- the ruvA gene encoding Holliday junction branch migration protein RuvA is translated as MIAYIKGSLELKHNDYMVIDVNGIGYRVNTSLTTIEKAGAVGDDVKLYTHLYVREDIMSLYGFITREELNMFEMLISVSGVGPKAALAVISSVPVTKFGLAIITDDVKTLTKAPGIGNKMAQRIILELKDKIKKEQLVETADQVGWPAQTGNDNSRADEAISALVVLGYTPLEASKAVNSVYSEDMDLESIVKNALKSLVR